A part of Drosophila ananassae strain 14024-0371.13 chromosome 2R, ASM1763931v2, whole genome shotgun sequence genomic DNA contains:
- the LOC6506872 gene encoding uncharacterized protein KIAA1143 homolog, with protein MSKRNNITYVKPQEPSFLAKLKAEIGYKEGPTLETKRQRLERDPEDNDSDSGEERPEREDEQPQVVVLKSGDLTAEEALEEKRLAAKELAEKRADLSQPIVFKQRVKQVNVESASKSSEKSEKSKSKSKKSKAVASSKLSFNEDEDEAEDSS; from the exons ATGTCCAAGCGCAACAATATAACGTACGTAAAGCCCCAGGAACCgagttttttggccaaattgaAGGCAGAGATTGGCTACAAAGAGGGTCCGACATTGGAAACCAAG CGCCAGCGTTTGGAGCGCGATCCAGAGGACAACGATTCGGATTCCGGCGAGGAGCGACCGGAACGAGAGGACGAACAGCCGCAGGTGGTGGTGCTGAAATCGGGCGATCTAACCGCCGAGGAAGCTCTCGAGGAAAAACGCTTGGCCGCCAAAG AACTAGCCGAGAAGCGCGCCGACCTGTCCCAGCCAATCGTCTTCAAGCAAAGGGTGAAGCAGGTCAACGTGGAATCCGCCAGCAAGAGCTCCGAAAAGTCCGAGAAATCGAAGTCCAAGTCCAAGAAATCCAAGGCCGTTGCCAGCAGTAAGCTCTCCTTCAACGAGGACGAAGACGAGGCCGAGGATTCGAGTTAA